Proteins encoded within one genomic window of Manis pentadactyla isolate mManPen7 chromosome 4, mManPen7.hap1, whole genome shotgun sequence:
- the CASC3 gene encoding protein CASC3 translates to MADRRRQRASQDTEDEESGASGSDSGGSPARGGESCSESAGGGGSGSLPSQRGGRAGALHLRRVESGGAKSAEESECESEDGIEGDAVLSDYESAEDSEGEEGEYSEEENSKVELKSEANDAANSSAKEEKEEKSDTKGTVTGERQSGDGQESTEPVENKVGKKGPKHLDDDEDRKNPAYIPRKGLFFEHDLRGQTQEEEVRPKGRQRKLWKDEGRWEHDKFREDEQAPKSRQELIALYGYDIRSAHNPDDIKPRRIRKPRFGSPPQRDPNWTGERPNKSHRHQGPGGILPPRTFINRNAAGTGRMSAPRNYSRSGGFKEGRAGFRPVEAGGQRGGRSGETVKHETSYRSRRLEQTPARDASPETDGQVLGSPEKEEEVSEIPAPTPDTVPPAPDRPIEKKSYSRVRRTRIKAGDAVKVAEEMPPPPEGLTPAPSVPETPPPPPAKTGNWETPVDSTTSGLEQDVAQLNITEQNWSPGQPSFLQPRELRGMPNHMHMGAGPPPQFNRIEEMGVQGGRAKRYSSQRQRPVPEPPAPPVHISIMEGHYYDPLQFQGPIYTHGDTPAPLPPQGMIVQPEMHLPHPGLHPHQTPAPLPNPSLYPPPVSMSPGQPPPQQLLAPAYFSAPGVMNFGNPSYPYAPGALPPPPPPHLYPNTQAPSQVYGGVTYYNPAQQQVQPKPSPPRRTPQPVTIKPPPPEVVSRGSS, encoded by the exons ATGGCGGACCGGCGGCGGCAGCGCGCTTCGCAGGACACCGAGGATGAAGAGTCGGGTGCTTCGGGCTCAGACAGCGGCGGTTCCCCTGcgcggggaggggagagctgcagCGAGAGCGCTGGAGGCGGCGGCAGCGGCTCTCTGCCTTCCCAGCGCGGAGGCCGAGCTGGCGCCCTCCATCTGCGGCGGGTGGAGAGCGGGGGGGCTAAGAGCGCTGAGGAGTCGGAGTGT gaGAGTGAAGATGGCATCGAGGGCGATG ctGTTCTCTCGGATTATGAAAGTGCAGAAGACTCAGAA GGTGAAGAAGGGGAATACAGTGAAGAGGAAAACTCCAAAGTAGAGCTGAAATCAGAAGCCAATGATGCTGCTAATTCTTCagcaaaagaagagaaggaagaaaaatctgatACCAAAGGCACTGTGACTGGAGAGAGGCAGAGTGGGGATGGGCAG GAGAGCACAGAGCCTGTGGAGAACAAAGTGGGTAAGAAGGGTCCTAAGCATTtggatgatgatgaagatcggaAGAACCCAGCATACATACCCCGGAAAGGGCTCTTCTTTGAACATGATCTTCGAGGGCAAACTCAGGAGGAAGAAGTCAG ACCCAAGGGTCGTCAGCGAAAGCTATGGAAGGATGAAGGTCGCTGGGAGCATGACAAGTTCCGGGAAGATGAACAGGCTCCCAAGTCCCGACAGGAGCTCATTGCTCTTTATGGCTATGATATCCGCTCAGCTCACAATCCCGATGACATCAAACCTCGAAGAATCCGGAAACCCAG ATTTGGGAGTCCTCCACAAAGAGATCCAAACTGGACTGGTGAGCGGCCAAACAAGTCCCATCGCCACCAGGGTCCTGGGGGCATCCTACCACCAAGGACATTTATCAACAGGAATGCTGCAGGTACTGGCCGCATGTCTGCTCCCAGGAATTACTCTCGATCTGGGGGCTTCAAGGAAGGACGTGCTGGTTTTAGACCTGTGGAGGCTGGTGGGCAGCGTGGTGGCCGATCTGGTGAGACTGTGAAACACGAGACTAGTTACCGGTCACGGCGCTTGGAGCAGACTCCTGCGAGGGATGCATCTCCAGAAACAGATGGTCAAGTGCTtggcagtcctgagaaagaagaggaggTTTCAGAGATACCAGCTCCTACTCCTGACACTGTACCACCAGCCCCTGACAGGCCTATTGAGAAGAAATCCTATTCCCGGGTAAGAAGAACCAGAATCAAAGCTGGCGATGCAGTCAAGGTTGCAGAGGAGATGCCCCCTCCACCTGAAGGGCTGACCCCAGCACCTTCAGTCCCAGaaactcctcctcctccacctgctAAGACTGGGAACTGGGAGACTCCAGTGGATTCTACTACCAGTGGACTTGAGCAGGACGTGGCACAACTAAATATAACAGAACAGAATTGGAGTCCAGGGCAGCCTTCCTTCCTGCAACCACGTGAGCTTCGGG GTATGCCCAACCACATGCACATGGGAGCAGGACCTCCACCTCAGTTTAACCGGATAGAAGAAATG GGTGTCCAGGGTGGGCGAGCCAAACGCTATTCATCTCAGCGGCAAAGACCTGTGCCAgagcctcctgcccctcctgtgCACATCAGTATCATGGAAGGACATTATTATGATCCAT TGCAGTTCCAGGGACCAATCTATACCCATGGTGACACCCCTGCCCCACTGCCTCCTCAGGGCATGATTGTGCAGCCAGAAATGCACCTTCCCCATCCAG gtttacatccccaccagacACCGGCACCTCTGCCCAATCCGAGCCTCTATCCCCCACCAGTGTCCATGTCTCCAGGACAGCCACCACCTCAGCAGTTGCTTGCTCCTGCTTACTTTTCTGCTCCAGGCGTCATGAACTTTGGCAATCCAAGTTACCCATATGCTCCAGGGGCACTGCCTCCCCCCCCACCTCCTCATCTATATCCTAACACGCAG GCTCCATCGCAGGTATATGGAGGAGTTACCTACTATAACCCCGCCCAGCAGCAGGTACAGCCAAAGCCCTCCCCACCCCGGAGGACTCCCCAGCCAGTCACCATCAAGCCCCCACCGCCTGAG GTTGTAAGCAGGGGTTCCAGTTAA
- the RAPGEFL1 gene encoding rap guanine nucleotide exchange factor-like 1 isoform X2 → MKPLEKFLKKQTSQLAGRTVAGGPGGGPGSCGGPGGGGGPGGGGGPAGGLRPLQRRQSVSRLLLPAFLREPPTEPGLEPPPEEEGGEPAGVAEELGSGGPCWLQLEEVPGPGPFGGGGSLRSPSSYSSDELSPGEPLSSPPWAPLGAPERPEHLLNRVLERLAGGATRDSAASDILLDDIVLTHSLFLPTEKFLQELHQYFVWAGGMEGPEGLGRKQACLAMLLHFLDTYQGLLQEEEGAGRIIKDLYLLIMKDESLYQDLREDTLRLHQLVETAELKVPEESQPPSKQVKPLFRHFRRIDSCLQTRVAFRGSDEKKVLLQPTEDCVFTTLGINSHLFACTRDSYEALMPLPEEIQVSPGDTEIHRVEPEDVANHLTSFHWELFRCVHELEFVDYVFHGERGRRETANLELLLQRCSEVTHWVATEVLLCEAPGKRAQLLKKFIKIAAICKQNQDLLSFYAVVMGLDNAAVSRLRLTWEKLPGKFKNLFRKFENLTDPCRNHKSYREVISKMKPPVIPFVPLILKDLTFLHEGSRTLVDGLVNIEKLHSVAEKVRTIRKYRSRPLCLDMEASPHHLQTKAYVRQFQVIDNQNLLFELSYKLEANSQ, encoded by the exons ATGAAGCCGCTGGAGAAATTTTTGAAGAAGCAGACATCGCAACTGGCGGGGCGAACGGTGGCGGGAGGTCCGGGCGGAGGTCCGGGGAGCTGCGGCGGGCCTGGAGGGGGCGGGGGGCCTGGCGGGGGCGGCGGTCCAGCCGGGGGACTGCGGCCGCTGCAGCGGCGTCAGAGCGTGTCTCGCCTGCTGCTCCCAGCTTTCCTCCGGGAGCCCCCCACCGAGCCGGGGCTGGAGCCGCCCCCTGAGGAAGAAGGGGGAGAGCCGGCGGGAGTCGCGGAGGAGCTAGGCAGCGGGGGGCCCTGCTGGCTGCAGCTAGAGGAGGTGCCGGGACCCGGGCCGTTTGGGGGAGGGGGCTCCCTGCGCTCCCCTTCCTCGTACTCTTCAGATGAGCTGTCTCCAGGCGAACCCCTGTCTTCCCCGCCCTGGGCCCCCCTGGGCGCCCCCGAGCGGCCGGAGCATCTTCTGAACCGGGTTCTGGAGCGGCTGGCCGGAGGGGCCACCAGGGACAGCGCAGCGTCAG ATATCCTGTTGGATGACATCGTCCTCACccattctctcttcctccccacgGAGAAATTCCTGCAGGAGCTACACCAGTA CTTTGTTTGGGCAGGAGGCATGGAGGGCCCGGAGGGGCTGGGCCGAAAGCAGGCCTGTCTAGCCATGCTCCTTCATTTCTTGGACACCTACCAGGGGCTGCTGCAGGAGGAAGAAGGGGCTGGCCGCATCATCAAG GATCTCTACCTGCTGATTATGAAGGATGAATCCCTTTACCAGGACCTCCGAGAGGACACACTGAGGCTACACCAGCTTGTGGAAACAGCGGAGCTGAA GGTTCCAGAGGAAAGCCAGCCACCCAGCAAGCAGGTGAAGCCACTCTTCCGCCACTTCCGCCGGATAGACTCCTGTCTACAGACTCGAGTGGCCTTCCGGGGCTCCGATGAGA AGAAGGTCCTTCTCCAGCCGACTGAAGACTGTGTCTTTACCACGCTGGGCATCAACAGCCACCTGTTTGCCTGCACGCGGGACAGCTATGAGGCCCTG ATGCCCCTCCCTGAGGAGATCCAGGTCTCCCCTGGAGACACGGAGATCCACCGAGTGGAACCTGAGGATGTTGCCAACCACCTGACTTCTTTCCACTGGGAGCTGTTCCGATGTGTGCACGAG CTGGAGTTCGTGGACTACGTGTTCCACGGGGAGCGCGGCCGCCGGGAGACCGCCAACCTGGAGCTGCTCCTGCAGCGCTGCAGTGAGGTCACGCACTGGGTAGCCACCGAGGTGCTGCTGTGTGAGGCCCCGGGCAAGCGCGCGCAGCTGCTCAAGAAGTTCATCAAGATCGCGGCCAT CTGCAAGCAGAACCAGGACTTGCTGTCCTTCTACGCCGTGGTCATGGGGCTGGACAACGCTGCGGTCAGCCGCCTGCGGCTCACCTGGGAG AAGCTGCCAGGAAAATTCAAGAACTTGTTCCGCAAATTTGAGAACCTGACA GACCCCTGCAGGAACCACAAAAGTTACCGAGAAGTGATCTCCAAGATGAAGCCCCCTGTGATTCCTTTCGTGCCTCTGATCCTCAAAG ATCTGACTTTCCTGCACGAGGGGAGTAGGACCCTTGTAGATGGTTTGGTGAATATTGAGAAGCTG CATTCAGTGGCTGAAAAAGTGAGGACAATCCGCAAATACAGGAGCCGACCCCTTT GCCTGGACATGGAGGCTTCACCCCATCACCTGCAGACCAAGGCCTATGTGCGCCAGTTCCAGGTCATAGACAACCAGAACCTCCTCTTTGAGCTCTCCTACAAGCTAGAGGCTAACAGTCAGTGA
- the RAPGEFL1 gene encoding rap guanine nucleotide exchange factor-like 1 isoform X1, with the protein MKPLEKFLKKQTSQLAGRTVAGGPGGGPGSCGGPGGGGGPGGGGGPAGGLRPLQRRQSVSRLLLPAFLREPPTEPGLEPPPEEEGGEPAGVAEELGSGGPCWLQLEEVPGPGPFGGGGSLRSPSSYSSDELSPGEPLSSPPWAPLGAPERPEHLLNRVLERLAGGATRDSAASDILLDDIVLTHSLFLPTEKFLQELHQYFVWAGGMEGPEGLGRKQACLAMLLHFLDTYQGLLQEEEGAGRIIKDLYLLIMKDESLYQDLREDTLRLHQLVETAELKVPEESQPPSKQVKPLFRHFRRIDSCLQTRVAFRGSDEIFCRVYMPDHSYVTIRSRLSASVQDILGSVTEKLQYSEEPAGREDSLILVAVASSGEKVLLQPTEDCVFTTLGINSHLFACTRDSYEALMPLPEEIQVSPGDTEIHRVEPEDVANHLTSFHWELFRCVHELEFVDYVFHGERGRRETANLELLLQRCSEVTHWVATEVLLCEAPGKRAQLLKKFIKIAAICKQNQDLLSFYAVVMGLDNAAVSRLRLTWEKLPGKFKNLFRKFENLTDPCRNHKSYREVISKMKPPVIPFVPLILKDLTFLHEGSRTLVDGLVNIEKLHSVAEKVRTIRKYRSRPLCLDMEASPHHLQTKAYVRQFQVIDNQNLLFELSYKLEANSQ; encoded by the exons ATGAAGCCGCTGGAGAAATTTTTGAAGAAGCAGACATCGCAACTGGCGGGGCGAACGGTGGCGGGAGGTCCGGGCGGAGGTCCGGGGAGCTGCGGCGGGCCTGGAGGGGGCGGGGGGCCTGGCGGGGGCGGCGGTCCAGCCGGGGGACTGCGGCCGCTGCAGCGGCGTCAGAGCGTGTCTCGCCTGCTGCTCCCAGCTTTCCTCCGGGAGCCCCCCACCGAGCCGGGGCTGGAGCCGCCCCCTGAGGAAGAAGGGGGAGAGCCGGCGGGAGTCGCGGAGGAGCTAGGCAGCGGGGGGCCCTGCTGGCTGCAGCTAGAGGAGGTGCCGGGACCCGGGCCGTTTGGGGGAGGGGGCTCCCTGCGCTCCCCTTCCTCGTACTCTTCAGATGAGCTGTCTCCAGGCGAACCCCTGTCTTCCCCGCCCTGGGCCCCCCTGGGCGCCCCCGAGCGGCCGGAGCATCTTCTGAACCGGGTTCTGGAGCGGCTGGCCGGAGGGGCCACCAGGGACAGCGCAGCGTCAG ATATCCTGTTGGATGACATCGTCCTCACccattctctcttcctccccacgGAGAAATTCCTGCAGGAGCTACACCAGTA CTTTGTTTGGGCAGGAGGCATGGAGGGCCCGGAGGGGCTGGGCCGAAAGCAGGCCTGTCTAGCCATGCTCCTTCATTTCTTGGACACCTACCAGGGGCTGCTGCAGGAGGAAGAAGGGGCTGGCCGCATCATCAAG GATCTCTACCTGCTGATTATGAAGGATGAATCCCTTTACCAGGACCTCCGAGAGGACACACTGAGGCTACACCAGCTTGTGGAAACAGCGGAGCTGAA GGTTCCAGAGGAAAGCCAGCCACCCAGCAAGCAGGTGAAGCCACTCTTCCGCCACTTCCGCCGGATAGACTCCTGTCTACAGACTCGAGTGGCCTTCCGGGGCTCCGATGAGA TTTTCTGCCGGGTCTACATGCCTGACCACTCTTACGTGACCATACGCAGCCGCCTCTCAGCGTCTGTGCAGGACATTCTGGGCTCGGTGACAGAGAAATTGCAGTACTCGGAGGAGCCTGCAGGGCGTGAGGATTCCCTCATCCTGGTAGCTGTGGCCTCCTCTGGAG AGAAGGTCCTTCTCCAGCCGACTGAAGACTGTGTCTTTACCACGCTGGGCATCAACAGCCACCTGTTTGCCTGCACGCGGGACAGCTATGAGGCCCTG ATGCCCCTCCCTGAGGAGATCCAGGTCTCCCCTGGAGACACGGAGATCCACCGAGTGGAACCTGAGGATGTTGCCAACCACCTGACTTCTTTCCACTGGGAGCTGTTCCGATGTGTGCACGAG CTGGAGTTCGTGGACTACGTGTTCCACGGGGAGCGCGGCCGCCGGGAGACCGCCAACCTGGAGCTGCTCCTGCAGCGCTGCAGTGAGGTCACGCACTGGGTAGCCACCGAGGTGCTGCTGTGTGAGGCCCCGGGCAAGCGCGCGCAGCTGCTCAAGAAGTTCATCAAGATCGCGGCCAT CTGCAAGCAGAACCAGGACTTGCTGTCCTTCTACGCCGTGGTCATGGGGCTGGACAACGCTGCGGTCAGCCGCCTGCGGCTCACCTGGGAG AAGCTGCCAGGAAAATTCAAGAACTTGTTCCGCAAATTTGAGAACCTGACA GACCCCTGCAGGAACCACAAAAGTTACCGAGAAGTGATCTCCAAGATGAAGCCCCCTGTGATTCCTTTCGTGCCTCTGATCCTCAAAG ATCTGACTTTCCTGCACGAGGGGAGTAGGACCCTTGTAGATGGTTTGGTGAATATTGAGAAGCTG CATTCAGTGGCTGAAAAAGTGAGGACAATCCGCAAATACAGGAGCCGACCCCTTT GCCTGGACATGGAGGCTTCACCCCATCACCTGCAGACCAAGGCCTATGTGCGCCAGTTCCAGGTCATAGACAACCAGAACCTCCTCTTTGAGCTCTCCTACAAGCTAGAGGCTAACAGTCAGTGA